From Rhizobium favelukesii, the proteins below share one genomic window:
- the mutY gene encoding A/G-specific adenine glycosylase, whose protein sequence is MTSTTLDARAAKPLLDWYDRHHRDLPWRVSPPMAARGIKADPYHVWLSEVMLQQTTVPAVKPYFTNFLARWPTVRDLADAASEDVMAAWAGLGYYARARNLKKCAEAVARDHDGVFPSTEEGLKSLPGIGDYTAAAVAAIAFNRQAAVMDGNVERVISRLFAIAAPLPTAKPLIKQKVGLLTPQHRPGDFAQAMMDLGATICTPKRPACSLCPFRGSCEALRLHDPEHFPVKATKKEKPVRHGAAFIAVTADGDILLRRRIESGLLGGMTEVPTTNWTARQDGATSADAAPFPAAWEPCGTVIHVFTHFELRLSIYRAAIASLIQTDNGWWEAVTNLDSQALPTVMKKAIAAAIPLAFKHAKD, encoded by the coding sequence ATGACATCGACGACACTGGACGCGCGCGCCGCCAAGCCCCTTCTCGACTGGTATGACCGGCACCATCGCGACCTGCCGTGGCGGGTTTCGCCGCCGATGGCGGCGCGCGGCATCAAGGCCGATCCTTATCATGTCTGGCTCTCCGAGGTGATGTTGCAGCAGACCACGGTGCCAGCGGTAAAGCCCTACTTCACCAACTTCCTGGCACGCTGGCCGACCGTGCGGGATCTTGCCGATGCCGCCAGCGAAGACGTGATGGCGGCTTGGGCCGGGCTCGGATATTACGCCCGCGCCCGCAACCTCAAGAAATGCGCCGAGGCCGTGGCACGCGACCATGATGGCGTCTTTCCAAGCACCGAAGAGGGTCTGAAATCGCTTCCCGGCATCGGCGACTATACCGCTGCCGCAGTGGCGGCGATCGCCTTCAACCGGCAAGCCGCGGTCATGGACGGCAATGTCGAGCGTGTGATCTCCCGCCTCTTCGCGATCGCCGCGCCGCTGCCCACAGCCAAGCCACTGATCAAGCAGAAGGTTGGGCTACTGACGCCGCAGCACCGGCCCGGCGACTTTGCGCAGGCAATGATGGATCTCGGTGCCACCATCTGCACGCCGAAGCGGCCAGCTTGTTCGCTCTGTCCCTTCCGGGGATCGTGCGAAGCGTTGCGCCTGCACGATCCCGAGCATTTCCCGGTCAAGGCGACCAAGAAAGAAAAGCCGGTTCGCCATGGCGCAGCCTTCATCGCGGTGACGGCGGATGGCGACATTTTGCTACGGCGGCGCATCGAGAGCGGCCTGCTCGGCGGCATGACCGAAGTGCCGACGACGAATTGGACGGCGCGACAGGACGGAGCGACGTCGGCCGATGCGGCGCCTTTCCCGGCAGCCTGGGAGCCTTGCGGGACAGTGATCCACGTCTTCACCCATTTCGAACTCCGGCTTTCGATCTACCGGGCCGCGATCGCTTCTCTAATTCAAACAGATAACGGTTGGTGGGAAGCGGTTACAAATCTTGACTCGCAGGCGCTGCCGACTGTCATGAAAAAAGCAATCGCCGCGGCTATCCCGCTCGCGTTCAAACATGCCAAGGATTAA
- a CDS encoding HAD family hydrolase, protein MDGFDLIIFDCDGVLVDSEIIAADVESKLLTEAGYPISVEEMGERFAGMTWQNILFQVEREASIPIPASLLDKSETLLDLRLEQEVQAISGAETAISRLKLKRCICSNSGSARLDMMLGKVGLKPLFAPHIFSAKDLGPDRVKPKPDIFLHGAKQMGVSPDRAVVVEDSVHGIHAARAAGMRVIGFTGASHTYPAHADKLTDAGAETVISRMSDLPGVVAALAEWEGVL, encoded by the coding sequence ATGGACGGCTTCGACCTCATCATCTTCGACTGCGACGGCGTTCTGGTCGATTCGGAAATCATCGCTGCGGATGTGGAATCCAAGCTTCTCACCGAAGCGGGCTACCCGATCAGCGTCGAGGAAATGGGCGAGCGCTTCGCGGGCATGACTTGGCAGAACATTCTCTTCCAGGTCGAGCGCGAGGCCAGCATTCCGATTCCGGCCTCCCTGCTTGATAAGTCCGAGACGTTGCTCGATCTCCGTCTGGAGCAAGAAGTGCAGGCGATATCAGGCGCCGAAACCGCGATTTCGCGACTGAAGCTGAAGCGTTGCATCTGCTCGAACTCCGGCAGCGCGCGGCTCGACATGATGCTCGGCAAGGTGGGCTTGAAGCCCCTCTTTGCGCCCCACATCTTCTCGGCGAAGGACCTCGGGCCCGATCGCGTGAAGCCGAAGCCGGATATCTTCCTGCACGGCGCCAAGCAGATGGGCGTTTCGCCTGATCGCGCCGTTGTCGTCGAAGATTCCGTTCATGGCATCCACGCCGCGCGGGCTGCGGGCATGCGCGTCATCGGCTTTACCGGCGCCTCGCACACCTATCCCGCCCATGCCGACAAACTGACCGATGCCGGTGCTGAAACGGTGATTTCCCGCATGAGCGATCTGCCCGGCGTCGTCGCCGCACTCGCCGAGTGGGAAGGCGTTTTGTAA
- a CDS encoding HAD family hydrolase, with protein sequence MPIDHIVFDIGKVLIHYDPSIPFSRLIPDDGERKWFFENVCTHDWNVEQDRGRTWADAEALLIEVHPDREEHIRAFRKHWHEMVPHSYDDSVAIMEGLIADGKDVTMLTNFASDTFREAQVRFPFLTKPRGVTVSGDVGLIKPDIAIYETHAKSFGLKPAATIFIDDSAPNVEGAKAAGWDAVLFTGADKLRADLAARGVRV encoded by the coding sequence ATGCCCATTGATCATATTGTTTTCGACATCGGAAAAGTTCTCATCCATTACGATCCGAGTATTCCATTCAGCCGCCTCATTCCTGATGATGGCGAGCGCAAGTGGTTCTTCGAGAATGTCTGCACCCATGATTGGAACGTCGAGCAGGACCGCGGCCGCACTTGGGCCGATGCCGAAGCCCTGCTGATCGAGGTTCATCCGGATCGTGAGGAGCATATCCGCGCGTTCCGGAAGCACTGGCATGAGATGGTCCCGCACTCCTACGACGACAGCGTCGCGATCATGGAGGGCCTGATTGCCGACGGCAAGGATGTGACGATGCTCACCAACTTCGCATCCGACACCTTCCGCGAGGCACAGGTCCGCTTCCCGTTCCTGACCAAGCCGCGCGGCGTCACGGTCTCCGGCGACGTCGGCCTGATCAAGCCCGATATCGCGATCTACGAAACGCATGCGAAGAGCTTCGGCCTCAAGCCGGCGGCGACGATCTTCATCGACGACTCCGCCCCCAACGTCGAGGGCGCCAAAGCCGCCGGCTGGGATGCGGTTCTCTTTACCGGCGCCGACAAGCTGCGTGCCGATCTTGCAGCGCGCGGCGTCAGGGTCTGA
- a CDS encoding antibiotic biosynthesis monooxygenase family protein, giving the protein MIAVIFEVLPFMGERHTYLDLAGELRGELEKIDGFISIERFESLTNRGKLLSLSFWRDEEAVRAWRNLEAHRAAQHAGRNGIFADYRLRIGHIVRDYGMNERAEAPADSRKEHDVAA; this is encoded by the coding sequence ATGATCGCTGTAATCTTCGAAGTTCTGCCCTTCATGGGCGAACGCCACACCTATCTCGATCTCGCCGGCGAGCTTCGGGGTGAACTGGAAAAGATCGACGGCTTCATCTCGATCGAGCGCTTCGAAAGCCTTACCAACCGCGGCAAGCTGCTCTCGCTGTCCTTCTGGCGCGATGAAGAGGCAGTAAGGGCATGGCGAAACCTGGAGGCACATCGCGCCGCCCAGCACGCCGGCCGCAACGGTATCTTCGCGGACTATCGGCTGCGCATCGGCCATATCGTCCGCGACTACGGCATGAACGAGCGAGCGGAAGCTCCCGCCGATAGCCGCAAGGAGCATGACGTCGCGGCTTAG
- a CDS encoding site-specific DNA-methyltransferase, whose protein sequence is MASVFPLADLKASAKPDSWIDTIIKGDCVAALEALPNHSVDVIFADPPYNLQLGGTLHRPDQSLVDAVDDEWDQFASFEAYDAFTRAWLLACRRVLKPTGTIWVIGSYHNIFRVGATLQDLTFWILNDIVWRKTNPMPNFKGRRFQNAHETMIWASPNAKAKGYTFNYDAMKAANDDVQMRSDWLFPICSGNERLKGDDGKKVHPTQKPEALLARVIMASSKPGDIILDPFFGSGTTGAVAKRLGRHFVGIEREQDYIDAASARIEAVEPLGKAELTVMTGKKQEVRVAFNVLVESGLIKPGQVLTDARRRYSAIVRADGTVASGGEAGSIHRLGARVQGLDACNGWTFWHFDDGQSLRPIDDLRSVIRSDLAKAE, encoded by the coding sequence ATGGCGTCAGTATTTCCGCTTGCCGATCTCAAGGCCTCCGCAAAGCCGGACTCCTGGATCGACACGATCATCAAGGGCGATTGCGTTGCTGCCCTTGAAGCCCTGCCGAACCATTCCGTAGACGTTATTTTCGCTGACCCGCCCTACAACCTCCAGCTCGGTGGCACCTTGCATCGTCCCGATCAGTCGCTGGTCGACGCCGTCGATGACGAATGGGATCAGTTTGCCTCCTTCGAAGCCTATGATGCCTTCACCCGCGCCTGGCTGCTCGCCTGCCGCCGCGTGCTGAAGCCGACGGGCACGATCTGGGTGATCGGCTCCTATCACAATATTTTCCGCGTTGGCGCCACGCTGCAGGACCTGACCTTCTGGATCCTGAACGACATCGTCTGGCGCAAGACCAACCCGATGCCGAACTTCAAGGGCCGTCGCTTCCAGAACGCGCATGAGACGATGATCTGGGCGAGCCCGAACGCCAAGGCCAAGGGCTACACGTTCAACTACGACGCAATGAAGGCGGCGAACGACGACGTGCAGATGCGCTCCGACTGGCTGTTCCCGATCTGCAGCGGCAATGAGCGCCTGAAGGGCGACGACGGCAAGAAGGTGCATCCGACACAGAAGCCGGAAGCGCTGCTTGCCCGCGTCATCATGGCCTCCTCGAAGCCAGGCGACATCATACTTGACCCGTTCTTCGGCTCGGGCACGACGGGAGCCGTCGCCAAGCGCCTCGGCCGCCACTTCGTTGGCATCGAGCGCGAGCAGGATTATATCGACGCAGCTTCCGCTCGCATCGAAGCGGTCGAGCCGCTCGGCAAGGCCGAACTGACCGTCATGACCGGCAAGAAGCAGGAAGTCCGCGTGGCTTTCAACGTGTTGGTCGAAAGTGGTCTGATCAAGCCCGGCCAGGTGCTGACCGATGCGAGACGCCGTTACAGCGCGATCGTTCGCGCTGACGGCACTGTCGCCTCCGGTGGCGAGGCAGGTTCCATTCATCGCCTTGGGGCAAGGGTCCAGGGTCTTGATGCATGCAACGGATGGACATTCTGGCACTTCGACGACGGGCAGTCCCTGCGCCCGATCGACGATTTGCGGTCCGTTATTCGCAGTGATCTGGCAAAGGCGGAATGA
- a CDS encoding DsbA family protein, which yields MPISEMQLTKRQLLGGVAAATASTLAGFGTARAATEMPQSDGDVDMAAVLEPGELPEMALGKEDAPVKIVEYMSMTCPHCAHFHTTTFDEIKKKYVDTGKVRFIIREFPFDPRAAAAFMLARCNPSKPEELSTAEQYFPMVAMLFKQQQTWAAADDGRAALLQMSKLAGFTEDSFTKCLTNQKLLDEVNATRERGSKEFGVNATPTFLINGKRYSGDMTVDTMSALIESLL from the coding sequence ATGCCGATTTCCGAAATGCAACTGACGAAACGCCAGCTCCTGGGCGGCGTGGCTGCCGCGACCGCGTCGACCCTGGCCGGTTTCGGCACCGCGCGTGCCGCCACCGAAATGCCGCAGTCCGATGGCGACGTCGACATGGCCGCCGTCCTGGAGCCGGGCGAGTTGCCGGAAATGGCACTCGGCAAGGAAGACGCCCCGGTCAAGATCGTCGAATACATGTCGATGACCTGCCCGCACTGCGCCCACTTCCACACGACGACCTTCGACGAAATCAAGAAGAAGTACGTCGATACCGGCAAGGTGCGCTTCATCATCCGGGAATTCCCGTTTGATCCGCGTGCGGCTGCCGCCTTCATGCTGGCCCGCTGCAATCCTTCCAAGCCGGAAGAATTGAGCACGGCCGAACAGTATTTTCCGATGGTCGCCATGCTGTTCAAGCAGCAGCAGACCTGGGCTGCCGCGGACGATGGCCGCGCTGCACTGCTTCAGATGTCCAAACTTGCCGGATTTACTGAGGATAGCTTCACGAAGTGCTTGACGAACCAGAAGCTGCTGGATGAAGTGAACGCAACGCGGGAAAGGGGTTCCAAGGAGTTTGGCGTCAATGCCACGCCGACTTTCCTCATCAACGGCAAGCGCTATTCTGGAGACATGACGGTTGACACCATGTCGGCCCTTATCGAGAGCCTGCTCTAG
- a CDS encoding DUF6790 family protein produces MYFAIILLLMLVLPLGSVVAEALWSTDANLVFLVGKWFVFWGVGLRLLVASLKQIINPAFTAETIFGVTDHKAQSLVQEIGFGNLSIGMFGVLSLFEPQWIVPAAMTGSLFYGLAGLKHLLEPARNRSRNIAMISDLWLSFVLVFYLSAALFQNT; encoded by the coding sequence ATGTATTTTGCGATCATACTGTTGCTGATGCTTGTTCTGCCGTTGGGCTCCGTTGTCGCCGAAGCGCTCTGGAGCACAGATGCAAACCTCGTCTTCCTCGTCGGAAAATGGTTCGTCTTCTGGGGCGTAGGCCTGCGTCTGCTTGTTGCCAGCCTGAAGCAGATCATCAATCCGGCCTTCACGGCCGAGACGATTTTCGGTGTGACCGATCACAAAGCCCAGTCGCTGGTGCAGGAGATCGGCTTTGGCAACCTGTCGATCGGTATGTTCGGCGTGCTCAGCCTCTTCGAGCCGCAGTGGATTGTCCCGGCAGCGATGACCGGCAGCCTGTTCTACGGGCTTGCCGGTCTCAAGCATCTCCTTGAGCCGGCCAGAAACCGGTCGAGGAACATCGCCATGATCTCCGACCTGTGGCTCTCTTTTGTGCTCGTCTTCTATCTTTCCGCAGCGTTGTTTCAGAACACCTGA
- a CDS encoding NIPSNAP family protein — protein sequence MITCFIRYEIDPFKKDAFAEYARNWGQAIPRNGADLIGYFAPHEGSATTAYGVYNIESLAAYEAYRVRLATDPLGKENYEFAKRERFLLKEDRIFLRNISLPHAKLVMP from the coding sequence ATGATTACCTGTTTCATCCGCTATGAGATCGATCCGTTCAAGAAGGACGCCTTTGCCGAATATGCCCGCAACTGGGGCCAGGCGATCCCGCGCAATGGTGCCGATCTGATCGGTTATTTCGCACCGCATGAGGGCTCGGCGACGACCGCCTACGGCGTCTACAACATCGAGAGCCTCGCCGCTTACGAAGCCTATCGCGTTCGTCTTGCGACCGATCCGCTCGGCAAGGAAAACTACGAGTTTGCCAAACGCGAACGTTTTCTCCTGAAGGAAGATCGCATCTTCCTCAGGAACATTTCCCTGCCTCACGCAAAGCTGGTGATGCCATGA
- a CDS encoding diacylglycerol/lipid kinase family protein, producing MKIGIVLNPASGRRGKRLFWSALRRAIEARFTDLSLRETKGFGDAERFGRELADDGADLVIAVGGDGTIGEVAGGILKSHRPATAFSFIATGTGCDFARNFPMSRDPAKIAHELISPCVRQIDAGLLTCDDEDGDTVARHFANIASFGVSGHIVRAVNAARRGRRLTGPTVFFFHSLLQILRYKPPNIRLRLDEENIYEGPITAVAVANGAWFGGGMMVAPDADVADGLFDVVIIRGAGRLKVLSLMNSIYSGGHLKSPLVSIHRARLVEAWPIGKAAVPIDSDGEAPGQLPARFEILSGALSLKV from the coding sequence TTGAAAATCGGTATCGTATTGAATCCGGCGTCGGGCCGTCGCGGGAAGAGGTTGTTCTGGTCGGCGCTGCGGCGCGCCATCGAGGCGAGATTCACCGATCTTAGCCTGCGTGAAACCAAGGGTTTCGGCGATGCCGAACGCTTCGGGCGCGAGCTGGCGGATGACGGGGCCGATCTGGTGATCGCCGTCGGTGGCGACGGGACGATCGGCGAGGTCGCCGGCGGCATTCTGAAGTCGCATCGGCCGGCCACGGCTTTCTCTTTCATCGCCACTGGCACCGGATGTGATTTCGCCCGCAATTTTCCGATGTCGCGCGATCCTGCCAAGATTGCCCATGAGCTGATCTCTCCTTGCGTTCGGCAGATCGATGCCGGATTGCTCACCTGCGACGATGAGGACGGCGATACGGTCGCGCGCCACTTCGCCAACATCGCGAGCTTTGGCGTGTCCGGTCATATCGTGCGTGCCGTCAATGCGGCGCGCAGGGGCAGACGCCTGACGGGACCGACAGTTTTTTTCTTCCACAGCCTGCTGCAGATCCTGCGCTACAAGCCTCCCAATATCCGCCTTCGGCTCGATGAAGAGAATATTTACGAGGGTCCGATCACGGCGGTCGCCGTTGCCAATGGCGCCTGGTTCGGTGGCGGCATGATGGTGGCTCCCGACGCGGATGTCGCCGATGGCCTGTTTGACGTGGTCATCATCCGCGGTGCGGGCAGGCTGAAGGTGCTGTCGCTGATGAACAGCATCTACAGTGGCGGCCACCTCAAGAGCCCGCTTGTCAGCATCCATCGCGCCAGGCTCGTTGAGGCTTGGCCGATTGGCAAGGCCGCGGTCCCGATCGACAGCGACGGCGAGGCGCCCGGGCAGCTCCCGGCGCGTTTCGAGATTTTGTCGGGCGCCCTCAGCTTGAAAGTGTAG
- a CDS encoding MBL fold metallo-hydrolase: protein MNVSVELCSLPELDDRITVVRAGDEVDAMFVRTERLNVLIDTLGTPEQCRMALDLLGEEVRARPLVVVNSHMDWDHFWGNAAIAGKALVVAHAAARERLSDPSSLQALKDKTREDSRFRNVELIGPDITFSGSTVLHGGDLTLELIHTPGHTPDHIAVWIPEIRVCLAVDAVEHPIPEVWGRNARDLRLICSSLKRIRDLDAEFVIPAHGRTLSPSTVNDNLLYFKALAGCVANLSEAQLANPELGKSTGLRLQDFVAIPADMAQHVVEFYEKCHENNLGATVQARIEGLNFA from the coding sequence ATGAACGTTTCCGTGGAATTGTGCTCTCTTCCCGAACTCGACGATCGGATCACCGTTGTCAGGGCAGGAGACGAAGTTGATGCCATGTTCGTACGCACCGAGAGATTGAACGTCCTGATCGACACTCTCGGAACGCCTGAGCAGTGCCGGATGGCGCTGGACCTACTTGGTGAGGAAGTGCGCGCACGTCCCTTGGTCGTCGTGAACTCCCACATGGACTGGGATCACTTCTGGGGTAACGCCGCGATTGCAGGGAAAGCCCTTGTTGTGGCCCACGCTGCAGCGCGTGAACGGTTGAGTGATCCGTCTTCTCTTCAAGCTCTGAAAGATAAGACACGTGAGGATTCGCGATTTCGAAACGTCGAACTCATAGGTCCAGACATTACCTTTTCAGGTTCAACGGTCCTTCATGGCGGCGATCTCACGCTCGAATTGATTCATACACCGGGGCATACGCCTGACCATATTGCGGTATGGATTCCTGAAATCCGCGTGTGCTTGGCCGTTGACGCCGTGGAGCACCCCATCCCGGAGGTCTGGGGCAGAAATGCGCGTGATCTTCGGCTGATCTGCTCATCCCTCAAACGAATACGCGACTTGGACGCAGAATTCGTCATCCCTGCCCATGGAAGGACGCTCTCTCCTTCGACAGTGAACGACAACTTGTTATACTTCAAAGCATTGGCCGGCTGCGTCGCAAATTTAAGCGAGGCACAGTTAGCGAATCCCGAGCTAGGTAAATCAACTGGCCTTCGGCTTCAGGATTTCGTCGCAATCCCGGCCGACATGGCACAGCACGTGGTGGAATTCTATGAGAAATGCCACGAAAACAACCTCGGCGCGACGGTTCAGGCACGCATAGAAGGGTTGAACTTCGCATAA
- a CDS encoding ArsR/SmtB family transcription factor, with the protein MNEGPDIAQIGALIGDPARANMLTALMGGKALTATELAAVGGITVQTASTHLAKLEAGNLLAQRKQGRHRYFTLADDSVGKFLESIMGFAAGRGHLRHKPGPKEPALRKARICYDHLAGDYGVRMLDSLIARGAIDAIGEGLALTENGESELKRIGIDVHALKSSRRPLCRSCLDWSERRAHLAGSLGKALLSNFLETGWARRTAESRSVIFSPEGERQFLALFPATK; encoded by the coding sequence ATGAATGAAGGACCTGACATAGCCCAGATCGGTGCGCTGATCGGCGACCCCGCCCGTGCCAACATGCTGACCGCGCTAATGGGCGGCAAGGCGTTGACGGCGACAGAGCTCGCAGCGGTGGGCGGCATTACTGTGCAGACGGCAAGCACGCACCTCGCCAAGCTCGAGGCAGGCAATCTCCTCGCGCAACGCAAGCAGGGCCGCCATCGCTATTTCACCTTGGCAGATGACAGCGTCGGCAAATTCCTGGAAAGCATCATGGGCTTTGCGGCAGGGCGCGGCCATCTGCGCCACAAGCCAGGGCCGAAGGAGCCGGCCTTGCGCAAAGCCCGCATCTGCTACGATCACCTCGCCGGCGATTACGGCGTGCGGATGCTGGACAGCCTGATTGCCCGGGGCGCGATCGATGCGATCGGCGAAGGCCTTGCATTAACGGAGAACGGCGAAAGCGAACTGAAGCGCATCGGCATAGATGTGCACGCCCTGAAGTCGTCGCGCCGACCGCTCTGCCGCTCTTGCCTGGACTGGAGCGAGCGACGGGCGCATCTGGCCGGCAGCCTCGGCAAGGCGCTGCTTTCCAATTTCCTGGAGACGGGTTGGGCCCGTCGCACCGCGGAAAGCCGCTCCGTCATATTTTCCCCGGAAGGCGAACGACAGTTTCTTGCCCTGTTTCCCGCCACCAAATAG
- a CDS encoding DUF721 domain-containing protein, which yields MSYPRKGEKQISELANGLIDPVLAKRAGINTALLGSWDEIAGAEFADCTRPEKIAWARGNDDGGFRPGVLTIACEGARALFLTHAQGELIQRVNSFFGFAAVHQIRIVQKPVYQAVKRSRTPPPLKGAAAARLEDMMEGIEGDRLREAVKRLGTAVLGKRGR from the coding sequence ATGAGTTATCCACGCAAAGGTGAAAAGCAGATCTCCGAATTGGCGAACGGGCTGATCGATCCGGTGCTTGCAAAGCGCGCCGGCATCAACACGGCGCTGCTCGGCTCGTGGGACGAGATCGCCGGCGCGGAATTTGCCGATTGCACCCGGCCCGAAAAGATTGCCTGGGCGCGCGGCAATGATGACGGAGGCTTCCGCCCAGGTGTGCTCACGATTGCCTGCGAGGGCGCCCGAGCACTCTTTTTGACCCATGCGCAGGGCGAACTCATCCAACGCGTCAACAGTTTCTTCGGCTTCGCCGCCGTTCACCAGATCCGCATCGTCCAGAAGCCTGTTTATCAGGCGGTCAAGCGCTCCCGCACGCCCCCGCCTCTGAAGGGTGCGGCGGCCGCAAGGCTGGAGGATATGATGGAGGGCATCGAGGGCGACAGGCTGCGCGAAGCGGTGAAGCGTCTCGGCACGGCCGTGCTGGGGAAGCGCGGTCGCTAG
- a CDS encoding nuclear transport factor 2 family protein, which yields MAFDPVEEIKRFHGAINALDFDTIENCFAQDATYVSNGVGSLSGRADIMVAFCKYFDDYPDQTAIDTLVEKVSPNAGRAVWSVRATHSKTGKPLVREGEETITFNEDGRVTHVEVTDYQVF from the coding sequence ATGGCATTCGATCCGGTTGAGGAAATCAAGCGCTTCCACGGCGCCATCAATGCGCTGGATTTCGATACGATCGAGAACTGCTTCGCGCAGGATGCGACCTATGTCTCGAATGGTGTTGGAAGCCTTTCCGGGCGAGCCGACATCATGGTCGCCTTCTGCAAGTATTTCGACGACTACCCGGACCAGACGGCAATCGACACGCTGGTCGAGAAGGTCAGCCCGAATGCCGGCCGCGCCGTGTGGTCGGTTCGCGCGACGCACAGCAAAACGGGAAAACCGTTGGTGCGGGAGGGCGAAGAGACGATCACCTTCAACGAAGATGGTCGTGTCACCCACGTCGAAGTGACGGACTATCAGGTGTTCTGA